The Manihot esculenta cultivar AM560-2 chromosome 11, M.esculenta_v8, whole genome shotgun sequence genome includes a region encoding these proteins:
- the LOC110626608 gene encoding glucomannan 4-beta-mannosyltransferase 2, protein MAEDSPKFIIPESFQVSSDDIGAQIGLIWELIKAPLIVPLLKLGVYICLTMSLMLFMERLYMGIVIILVKLFWKKPEKRYKWEPLQEDLESGNSNFPVVLVQIPMFNEREVYKLSIGAASNLSWPADRLVIQVLDDSTDPEIKQMVELECQRWASKGINIRYQIRENRVGYKAGALKEGLKRSYVKHCEYVAIFDADFQPEPDYLRRAIPFLVHNPDIALVQGRWRFVNADECLLTRMQEMSLDYHFTVEQEVGSSTHAFFGFNGTAGVWRIAAINEAGGWKDRTTVEDMDLAVRASLRGWKFVYLGDLQVKSELPSTFKAFRFQQHRWSCGPANLFRKMVMEIVRNKKVRFWKKVYVIYSFFFVRKLIAHMVTFWFYCVVLPLTILVPEVEVPIWGAVYIPSIITILNSVGTPRSIHLLFYWILFENVMSFHRTKATFIGLLEAGRANEWVVTEKLGNTLQKNADASKNKTNVKTIKRPRFKFTDRLNTLELGFAAFLFLCGCYDFVHGKNNYFVYLFLQTITFFITGIGYVGTIIPSS, encoded by the exons ATGGCTGAAGATTCACCAAAATTCATTATACCAGAATCATTCCAGGTGTCCAGCGATGACATTGGAGCCCAAATTGGACTCATATGGGAGCTAATCAAAGCTCCATTGATAGTTCCTCTATTGAAACTTGGTGTTTATATCTGCTTAACTATGTCACTCATGCTTTTCATGGAGAGGCTTTACATGGGTATTGTTATAATCCTTGTTAAGCTTTTCTGGAAGAAACCTGAAAAACGTTACAAGTGGGAACCTCTGCAAGAAGATTTGGAATCAGGCAATTCGAATTTTCCAGTTGTTCTTGTTCAAATCCCAATGTTCAATGAAAGAGAG GTTTATAAGCTCTCAATTGGGGCAGCTTCTAATCTTTCTTGGCCAGCAGATCGTCTGGTGATCCAAGTCCTCGATGATTCAACCGACCCAGAAATCAAG CAAATGGTGGAGCTAGAGTGCCAGAGATGGGCAAGCAAAGGAATAAACATAAGATACCAAATCAGAGAAAATAGAGTTGGTTATAAAGCTGGGGCTTTAAAAGAAGGGCTTAAGAGAAGCTACGTTAAACACTGTGAATACGTGGCTATTTTTGATGCTGATTTCCAGCCAGAGCCTGACTATCTCAGACGAGCCATTCCTTTCTTGGTTCACAATCCTGACATTGCTCTTGTTCAAGGTCGCTGGAGATTTG TGAATGCAGATGAATGCCTATTGACAAGGATGCAAGAGATGTCATTGGATTACCATTTCACTGTGGAGCAAGAAGTTGGGTCATCAACTCATGCATTCTTTGGCTTCaatg GCACTGCTGGGGTATGGAGGATTGCTGCAATTAATGAGGCTGGTGGGTGGAAGGACAGAACCACCGTGGAAGATATGGATCTTGCCGTCCGAGCGAGTCTCAGGGGATGGAAATTTGTTTACCTTGGTGACCTGCAG GTGAAAAGTGAACTTCCTAGCACTTTCAAGGCCTTCAGGTTCCAGCAGCACAGATGGTCCTGTGGTCCTGCCAATCTGTTCAGGAAAATGGTGATGGAAATAGTTAGAAATAAG AAAGTGAGATTCTGGAAGAAAGTCTATGTAATCTACAGCTTCTTCTTTGTTCGCAAGCTCATTGCTCATATGGTCACCTTCTGGTTCTACTGTGTTGTTCTTCCATTGACCATTTTGGTTCCTGAGGTTGAAGTTCCAATCTGGGGAGCTGTTTACATCCCTTCCATTATTACCATTCTCAATTCAGTAGGAACTCCAAG GTCAATTCACTTACTGTTCTATTGGATCTTGTTCGAAAATGTGATGTCCTTTCATCGAACAAAGGCGACATTTATCGGTCTGCTAGAAGCAGGAAGAGCTAATGAGTGGGTTGTCACTGAAAAACTTGGAAATACACTTCAGAAAAATGCTGATGCTTCCAAGAACAAGACCAATGTTAAAACGATTAAACGACCTCGTTTCAAATTCACTGATAG GCTCAACACATTGGAGCTGGGATTTGCAGCATTCCTTTTCTTGTGTGGATGTTACGACTTTGTCCATGGCAAGAACAACTACTTTGTATACCTTTTCCTCCAAACAATTACCTTCTTTATCACCGGAATCGGCTACGTTGGTACCATCATCCCCAGCTCTTAG
- the LOC110626766 gene encoding splicing factor U2af small subunit B translates to MAEHLASIFGTEKDRVNCPFYFKIGACRHGDRCSRLHNKPTISPTLLLSNMYQRPDMITPGVDAQGNPIDPRKIQEHFEDFYEDLFEELSKYGEIESLNVCDNLADHMVGNVYVQYREDEDAAKALQSLTGRFYAGRPIIVDFSPVTDFREATCRQYEEKSCNRGGYCNFMHLKRISRELRRHLFGRYRQRSSHSRSRSPYRYSSRSRSPYRHRSHEEYYHGGRGAGRWYDDRDRYYGSRSRRHRSISPDHWRGRSRSPGGRRDRSPVREGSEERRAKIAQWNREREQQESAKKVNTDIGCNNHQGGDNGYMQNGNQDHGYQRFLPQQGVY, encoded by the exons ATGGCTGAGCATTTGGCGTCGATTTTTGGAACGGAGAAGGATAGGGTTAATTGCCCATTTTACTTCAAAATTGGTGCGTGCAGGCATGGAGACCGATGTTCTAGACTCCATAACAAGCCAACTATTAGTCCTACGCTTTTGCTTTCGAATATGTATCAGCGTCCCGACATGATCACTCCTGGAGTTGATGCCCAGGGTAACCCAATCGATCCCCGCAAGATCCAGGAGCACTTTGAG GATTTCTATGAGGATCTTTTTGAGGAACTAAGCAAATATGGTGAAATTGAGAGCCTGAATGTCTGTGACAACCTTGCCGACCACATG GTGGGGAATGTGTATGTTCAGTATAGAGAGGATGAGGATGCTGCAAAAGCACTTCAGAGCCTGACCGGGAGATTTTATGCTG GTCGTCCCATCATTGTTGATTTCTCCCCTGTGACGGACTTCCGAGAAGCCACCTGCAGGCAATATGAAGAGAAATCGTGCAACCGTGGTGGCTATTGCAATTTCATGCATCTCAAAAGAATCAGCAG GGAGTTGAGGCGTCATTTATTTGGGAGGTATCGACAAAGGTCTAGTCACAGCCGAAGTAGAAGCCCTTATCGGTATAGCAGCCGAAGCAGAAGCCCTTATAGGCATCGCAGCCATGAAGAGTACTATCATGGTGGTCGTGGTGCTGGTAGATGGTATGATGATCGGGATCGTTATTATGGAAGTCGGAGCAGGAGGCACAGGAGTATCAGCCCTGACCACTGGAGAGGACGAAGTAGAAGCCCCGGTGGAAGGCGTGATAGAAGCCCTGTTAGGGAAGGCAGTGAGGAGAGGCGTGCTAAAATTGCCCAATGGAACAGGGAAAGGGAACAACAGGAAAGTGCAAAAAAGGTCAATACTGACATTGGCTGCAATAACCATCAAGGTGGTGATAATGGCTATATGCAAAATGGCAATCAGGATCATGGATATCAGCGGTTTCTACCACAGCAAGGAGtatattga
- the LOC110627069 gene encoding disease resistance protein RPV1, whose product MAAFNTFSNSSNPRWNHDVFLSFRGEDTRKNFTDHLYTALIQAGILTFRDDYISRGENISSELFKAIQESRISVPIFSKGYASSRWCLAELAEIIRCKNTIGQIVIPIFYNVDPSDVRKQIKEAFDKHEELEEVMDKLKMWREALTEAAELDGWNLQNVANGYESKFIQKIVEDVLRKLNFNYLNVAKHPVGIDLRVKDVICLLSPDSSDVNIVGIRGIGGIGKTTIAKAVFNQLCQGFEGGCSFLSNVREVSEQPNGLVQLQKQLLHDTLKVKNFKNITGIDSGIHLIKERLRYKRVLVVVDDLDQMKQADALVGDRNWFGPGSRIIITTRDAHLLDQLQVILRYEVRELNQEESFELFSWHAFNEMIPIQGYMEVSKEVVDYVGGLPLALEVLGSYLCKRSIPEWRSAMEKLRKIPHHQIQKKLRISYDTLDDDKIKDIFLDVAFFFTGMDKDYVMKILDGCGLFPEIGMSVLISRSLMTIDSQNKLAMHHLLRDMGREIVREMSPNHPGKRSRLCLYEDVLDVLNMHKGTDAVEGLMLDARASKDVVVSTKSFAKMRYLRLLQINAVHLTGAYENIFDELRWFCWHECPLKSMPHNLQLDNLIVLEMQFSNIRQFSKKVKVLKKLRILDLSHSVHLEKISNFSGLPSLEKLLLGSCTSLVNVHRSIGHLKRLVFLDLEGCKNLKNLPESICCLKSLETLNISGCKKLSRLPDHIGDMEALTELMAERTAIGQLPSSIGHLKKLTKLSLGGLKDGVQSRSWFQQFSSRLSNSKVLLPASFAGLTSLTILFLPDCGLSEDAFSIDLGCLSSLVDLDLKGNNFFNLPAGIGRLPMLQTLWLHDCKNLIAISELPSSLKQLLASNCTSLETLSLKSKQLLGLSLLNCPKLVEIQGLEGVENNPIVHMDQREEYHFSEENSSRSLWQALSKCIPLGVCYSGSVLPSPIHRLVNYEGIGSSFSFHVPESIRGMVFWIMYAITDVKNMYKPANIVIRNNRNRNACYSWKMVFVFNTGEDHSFARYVPIDMLPYAVEGGDELEFSVQAGAGTLIKKCGVHLINPEFANTFPTTVKRIMRAMEITNYKFSPFV is encoded by the exons ATGGCTGCTTTCAATACCTTCTCCAATTCCTCTAACCCTCGATGGAATCATGATGTGTTTTTGAGTTTCAGAGGCGAAGACACTCGTAAGAACTTTACTGATCATCTCTATACTGCACTTATCCAAGCAGGAATCCTCACATTTCGAGATGATTACATTTCCAGAGGAGAAAATATCTCTTCGGAGCTCTTTAAAGCAATTCAGGAATCAAGAATTTCTGTACCAATCTTCTCCAAAGGCTACGCTTCTTCTCGGTGGTGTCTCGCTGAACTTGCAGAGATCATTAGGTGCAAGAATACGATTGGGCAAATCGTAATTCCCATTTTCTACAATGTTGATCCCTCAGATGTGCGGAAACAAATCAAGGAAGCTTTTGATAAACATGAAGAATTGGAGGAAGTAATGGATAAATTAAAGATGTGGAGAGAAGCTCTTACTGAGGCAGCAGAGCTAGACGGATGGAACCTCCAGAATGTCGCAAATGG ATACGAATCAAAATTTATCCAAAAAATAGTGGAAGACGTTTTGAGGAAATTGAATTTCAATTACCTGAATGTTGCTAAACACCCAGTAGGCATTGATTTGCGGGTCAAAGATGTAATTTGTTTGCTAAGTCCTGATTCAAGCGATGTCAACATTGTGGGTATTCGTGGGATAGGAGGAATTGGTAAGACTACAATAGCAAAAGCTGTATTTAACCAACTTTGTCAAGGATTTGAAGGTGGCTGCAGCTTTCTTTCCAACGTCAGAGAAGTCTCTGAACAACCTAATGGTTTAGTTCAATTACAAAAACAACTACTTCATGATACCTTGAAAGTGAAAAATTTCAAGAATATAACAGGTATTGACAGTGGCATCCATTTGATCAAAGAAAGACTTCGTTACAAAAGGGTTCTTGTTGTTGTTGATGATTTGGATCAAATGAAACAAGCGGATGCGTTGGTGGGAGACCGAAATTGGTTTGGCCCAGGAAGTCGAATCATCATTACAACGAGAGATGCTCATTTGCTAGATCAACTCCAAGTGATCTTACGTTATGAGGTCAGAGAACTGAATCAGGAAGAGTCCTTTGAGCTTTTCAGTTGGCATGCCTTTAATGAAATGATTCCAATCCAAGGGTATATGGAGGTTTCAAAAGAGGTGGTGGATTATGTTGGAGGTCTCCCACTAGCCCTCGAAGTATTGGGTTCTTATTTGTGCAAAAGAAGCATACCTGAGTGGAGAAGTGCTATGgagaaattaagaaaaattccTCACCACCAAATTCAAAAAAAGCTTAGAATAAGTTATGATACGTTAGACGATGATAAAATAAAGGATATATTTCTTGATGTTGCCTTCTTCTTTACTGGTATGGATAAAGATTATGTAATGAAAATACTAGATGGATGCGGCCTTTTTCCAGAAATTGGTATGAGTGTCCTCATCAGCAGGTCTCTAATGACCATTGATTCCCAGAATAAGTTAGCGATGCATCATCTGTTACGGGATATGGGGAGGGAGATTGTTCGAGAAATGTCACCCAACCATCCTGGAAAACGCAGCAGGCTTTGTTTGTACGAGGACGTTCTGGATGTACTCAATATGCACAAg GGCACGGATGCGGTTGAGGGTCTTATGCTAGATGCCAGAGCATCAAAAGATGTAGTTGTGAGCACAAAGTCATTTGCAAAGATGAGATATTTAAGATTGCTTCAAATCAATGCAGTACATCTTACAGGAGCCTATGAGAATATTTTCGATGAGTTGAGGTGGTTTTGTTGGCATGAGTGCCCTTTGAAGTCTATGCCACATAATTTGCAATTAGACAACTTGATCGTTCTCGAAATGCAGTTCAGCAACATTAGACAGTTCTCCAAGAAGGTTAAG GTTCTTAAGAAGCTGCGGATCCTTGATCTTAGCCATTCGGTTCACCTCGAAAAAATATCAAACTTCTCAGGACTTCCTAGTTTGGAGAAATTATTACTTGGAAGTTGCACGAGTTTAGTTAACGTCCATCGATCTATTGGACATTTGAAGAGACTTGTTTTCTTGGATTTGGAGGGCTGTAAGAACCTAAAGAATCTTCCTGAAAGCATATGTTGCTTGAAATCTCTTGAAACTCTTAACATTTCAGGCTGCAAAAAACTTAGCAGACTGCCAGATCACATAGGGGACATGGAAGCCTTAACTGAACTTATGGCAGAAAGAACTGCCATTGGACAACTTCCCTCTTCCATTGGACATTTGAAGAAGCTCACAAAACTCTCACTGGGTGGATTGAAAGATGGCGTGCAATCTAGATCTTGGTTTCAACAATTTTCATCCAGATTATCAAACTCTAAAGTTTTGTTGCCAGCTTCCTTTGCTGGCTTAACCTCATTGACAATACTGTTTCTTCCTGACTGTGGTTTATCTGAAGATGCATTTTCCATTGATCTTGGGTGTTTATCCTCACTCGTAGATTTGGATTTAAAAGgaaacaatttttttaatctgCCTGCTGGAATTGGCCGCCTTCCGATGCTCCAGACATTGTGGCTGCATGACTGCAAAAATCTCATAGCAATCTCTGAGCTTCCATCTAGTTTAAAGCAGTTGCTGGCATCTAATTGCACATCATTGGAAACACTATCACTCAAGTCAAAACAATTGCTGGGATTGTCATTGCTGAATTGCCCAAAACTAGTTGAGATTCAAGGTCTTGAGGGTGTGGAAAATAATCCAATCGTTCATATGGATCAAAGAGAAGAGTATCATTTTTCGGAAGAGAATTCTAGTAGATCGCTTTGGCAG GCACTGTCCAAGTGTATACCTTTAGGCGTATGTTACTCTGGCAGCGTGTTACCATCACCTATTCATCGGCTGGTGAACTATGAAGGAATTGGATCTTCTTTCTCATTTCACGTACCAGAAAGTATTAGAGGGATGGTATTTTGGATTATGTATGCAATCACTGACGTAAAAAATATGTACAAGCCAGCAAATATAGTTATACGAAACAATAGAAATAGGAATGCATGTTATTCATGGAAGATGGTATTTGTGTTCAACACTGGTGAGGATCATTCTTTTGCAAGATATGTACCAATTGACATGCTTCCATATGCAGTTGAAGGCGGAGATGAATTGGAATTTTCTGTTCAGGCAGGAGCTGGCACCTTGATTAAAAAATGTGGTGTGCATTTGATCAATCCTGAGTTCGCAAACACATTTCCCACCACGGTCAAAAGAATTATGCGAGCAATGGAAATCACAAATTACAAATTTTCTCCATTTGTATAA